The Dendrosporobacter quercicolus genome includes a window with the following:
- the trmL gene encoding tRNA (uridine(34)/cytosine(34)/5-carboxymethylaminomethyluridine(34)-2'-O)-methyltransferase TrmL produces MHIVLVEPEIPGNTGNIARLCAATGCELHLVKPLGFSVDDRYLKRAGLDYWHLVTIHYYESFSEVAAQYAGRNFYFNTTKTRQPYTSVQYTADDLLVFGKETAGLPAEILDSNRANCVRIPMLDDARSLNLSNAAAIVVYEALRQVGFPDLR; encoded by the coding sequence ATGCATATTGTTTTAGTTGAACCGGAGATACCGGGGAATACGGGGAATATAGCCAGATTGTGCGCGGCTACCGGTTGTGAGCTGCATTTGGTCAAACCACTGGGCTTTTCCGTGGATGACCGGTATCTTAAACGGGCCGGTCTGGATTACTGGCATTTGGTAACCATCCATTATTATGAAAGCTTTTCGGAAGTTGCCGCCCAATATGCCGGGCGTAATTTTTATTTTAACACCACAAAAACCAGGCAGCCTTATACTTCTGTGCAGTATACTGCTGATGATCTGTTGGTATTTGGCAAGGAAACTGCCGGACTGCCGGCGGAAATTCTGGATAGTAACCGGGCAAATTGCGTGCGCATTCCCATGCTGGATGACGCCAGATCGCTGAACCTGTCCAATGCGGCGGCCATTGTGGTGTATGAGGCGCTCCGGCAGGTTGGCTTTCCTGATTTAAGATAA
- a CDS encoding TIM barrel protein: MSAIFGPAGNPEAFYESGKKASVEMPAWLADLNLSAYEYQCSRGVHVREETARAIGLKAAQYGISLSIHAPYFISLATEDEKIAANTQNHFLKALTAASWMGADRIVFHIGGPGKQERKAAMARAQRAFAAILELAEKRGLTGIYLLPETMGKQNQLGNLAEVLAICKLSKWVIPAIDFGHLHAVTGGAYTSRAEFAAVFEQVGEELGADVAGNLHIHFSKIEFTKAGERRHWTFADVYGPPYEPLMEVCAEQGYTPRVICESAGTQALDAKTMQDFYWSLRGGRA; encoded by the coding sequence ATGTCGGCAATATTTGGTCCGGCTGGCAATCCGGAAGCTTTCTATGAAAGCGGCAAAAAGGCATCGGTTGAGATGCCGGCCTGGCTGGCGGATTTAAACTTGTCCGCCTATGAGTATCAATGCAGCCGCGGGGTTCATGTCCGGGAAGAAACGGCCCGGGCCATTGGTCTTAAAGCAGCGCAATACGGCATAAGCTTAAGTATTCATGCGCCTTACTTTATCAGTCTGGCTACTGAGGATGAAAAAATTGCCGCCAATACACAAAATCATTTTTTGAAGGCGTTAACGGCTGCCAGCTGGATGGGCGCTGACCGGATTGTCTTTCATATCGGCGGTCCCGGCAAACAGGAGCGCAAAGCAGCGATGGCAAGGGCCCAGCGGGCATTTGCCGCTATTTTGGAGCTGGCTGAAAAGCGCGGCCTTACCGGTATTTATTTGCTGCCGGAAACAATGGGCAAACAAAATCAGCTGGGCAATCTAGCCGAGGTTCTGGCTATATGCAAGCTGTCTAAATGGGTGATACCGGCAATCGATTTTGGCCATTTACATGCCGTAACCGGCGGGGCTTATACCAGCCGCGCCGAATTTGCCGCAGTCTTTGAACAGGTGGGCGAGGAACTGGGCGCGGACGTTGCCGGGAATTTGCATATCCATTTTAGCAAAATTGAATTTACTAAGGCCGGTGAGCGCCGGCACTGGACTTTTGCCGATGTGTACGGCCCGCCGTATGAACCGCTGATGGAGGTTTGCGCCGAACAGGGCTATACACCGCGGGTGATTTGTGAGTCCGCCGGCACGCAGGCGCTTGACGCCAAAACCATGCAGGATTTCTATTGGTCGCTGCGGGGCGGCAGGGCTTAA